The DNA segment gtgtgtgtgtgtgtgtgtgtgtgtgtgtgtgtgtgtgttggaggggggTGAATCAGGGTCTCTCCTTACCACCCTCACAGGTTACCAGTGTCTTCTGCATACCTGAGTAAGGTACCAGGCTTCAGCATCCTTCCGGTTCTTCTCTGCCATGGCCTCATACTGACTTCTCATCTCACTCAGGATCTTGGCTAGGTCAATGCCTGGTGTGGAATCCACCTCCACACTGACCTGGCCACCCACCTGGCTCCTCAGGGCACTAATTTCCTGTGAAGACGCCAGAGACAGGGGCATGTCAAGACCTAAACATTCTGGACTTGGACCAGGTCACTCCCCCTCAAAAGCGCCCTGAGTCAAAGAGGCCTGGTTTGGAGGTGCAGGTCTAGGAGCCAGCACCAGAGAGTAGATGTGTGTACTGGTCACATTGCCCTGCTGGAACTGTGAGAGGTATGATCAAAGACAGGGCCATGGTGATGGCGTAAGAGATGAGGCCATGATCAGTGAGCCCAAGATAATAGTGTCTCTCAGTTCTGGGACAAGATACTCAGAAGGCCCAGCCTGACCCACCTCCTCGTGGTTCTTCTTCAGGTAGGCCAGCTCCTCCTTCAGGTTCTCTATCTGCATCTCCAGGTCGGTCCTGGCCAGGGTCAGCTCATCCAGCACCCGGCGCAGGCCATTGATATCAGCCTCCACACTCATGCGCAGGGCCTGTTCTGTCTCAAACCTTTCCAAGGAGATAGCTGCAGTCAGGGGAGTGCTGGCTCTGGCTCGGCCAACTTTCCCGGGGTCTGTAGGAGTCTGTGGGGGTTTGCTTCGAGCCAGCTCAGGTGGAGAAGGACAGAGGCCAGGCCTCCACTGCCTTAAGCACTATAAAGGCCTCCGGTTGCTCCCATTTCAATTCCCTGGCTTCTGCAGCCCCCAAAGCAGGAACACTTACTTGGTCCGGAAGTCATCTGCAGCCAGGCGGGCATTGTCGATCTGTAGGACTATCTTGGAGTTCTCAATGGTGGCGCCAAGGATCTGGAAGGGAGGAGGCAGGCAGTTGGCACCAGTTTGGCAAACTGGCATCACCTATCTACTTTCTTcccaaagaaggagagaggaatgaataccccccacccccactccctagATACTACCCTCTAGTCTGCTCTCTGGGAGGCTTTGGCATAGAAACACAGCCCCAGAGCTGGCACCGTACAGGAGGTTGGGTGAAGGGAAGCAGGAAAAGAGTCAATTCCAGAAGGACATGTCAAAGACCTGTGCAAGTGAAACTCTAAGTGGTCTGAAAAGGGCCTAGAAACAAGAAGCATTAAGAATCACTtatcccaggggctggagaggtggctcagcgattaagagcactgggtatacctccagaggaccagggttcaattcccagcacccacgtgaccgctcacaactgtctgcaacaccagttccaggggatcagacaccctcacacagacatgcatgcaagcaaaacaccgatatacagaaaaaataaataaataaataaataaatccctttaaaagaaagaaaagaaacatctaaTCCCTGTCCGTATCCCACACTTGGAGCACATTCCGCTCCACAATGTGCCAGGTACCTCAGACCCCCTTCATGGTCACTCAGCCTCGCTCCCAGGTTAGTACTGCCACTGTATATGACTGGAAATCCTGAGTTTACCCAATCTGAAGACTCTCTGGTCTGAGGGGTTCATTCAAATCATCGAGGCCATCACTGATTTAAGTACCGGGGCTCAGTGTTTTTCAAAGATTAAGGGCATGGCCACTCATCGAGTTATCACCATATCTGCAtgatttttttggtttggtttggtttcctcTGGTTTGTTAGAATTTTAgggagtgaggggttggggatttcgagacagggtttctctgtgtagccctgactgtcctggaactcactctgtagactgacctcaaattcacagagatctgcctgcctctgtctccccaagtgctgggattaaaggagtgtgccaccacaccctggcTCTGGTTTgacatttttgagacagagcctcactatGGAGCTCAACTGGCATCAACTTcgtcatccttctgcctcagtttcctaatgTTGGATTGTACGTGTAAGCCACCGTGCTCAGTTACATAGATAGTTGGGGTGATTTGTTGAAGAAAACAGCAGACAATAAAAATCAgagcagagggttggggatttagctcagcggtagagcgcttgcctagcaagcgcaaggccctgggttcgatccccagctccgaaaaaaagaaaagaaaaaaaaaaatcagagcagaGCATTCACAGCAGAGCAAGAAGTGCTTGTAGATCTGTGTgctgtgggtgtgtgggagggagaagggacGAGGCAGGAGAAGGAAGATGTGGGCTACCTAGGATTCTAGCTGTCCATCACCGGGTCAAAAAGCACTGCTCTATCGGTTTGCTGTGTGCCCAGCTCGGTGCTAGGTTCACACAGCACTGGGAAATGCCCTTGAGAACTGCATGTTGCGGGAACTAGCTGGGAGGAAGCTATTAAATGGAGCACCAGTCTCTGGTGCGTTTCTTCAGGCAGGACTTAGCTCTTCCCTAGGAGTGAGGGCTGGGCCCCACCCAACCAGCCTGTTGGATGTTGGAGGCCATAGAGACTTGCAGGTTGCCTTCTCTCTGCCCGGTACTCCAGGAGAGAGGtccacagaggcagagggaacaaGCTCTACCTCCCTGTGATTTACTAAAagttttatctttcttttgtttcatgttagagttgggtggtggtggtggtggtggtggtggtggtggtggtggtggtggtggtggtggtggtggtggtggtgtgtgtgtgtgtgtgtgtgtgtgtgttgcagacgGTTGGTGGAGAGGTGGGAGCCCAAAGACTCATGTAGCCCTGACTAGAGTCAAGTTAATTGTAGCTTACTACGAACTCACCCTCTAACCTCTACACCTGATCCTGAGATTACCCGCCGAGCTACCGTGCCTGACTGCAAGGCTTTTTAAAGATGTGGTTTTACTATGCAGCCCCCAGTCTTTACATTCTTCTCATAGCTCCTTGCGAGCCTCGgtcccctgggctggagaggaaTGAGAGGACAGAGGCTGTGAAGAAAACCAGACGCCCCGCGCACGACCCGAGAAAACAATGCTGAAGATTCCCAGAAGAGGGTCTGGCTCAGGTGAACTCCGAACCTACAGACTAATAATATCCTGCAGCGCACCAGTCCCCACCCCAACTGAGGCTGAGGCTCGAGGTCTTCACCTCTGAGCAGCCCAGAGCTGTATTAAATTGCTCTCACTTTGGATATTCCGGACCCTCTCTCCTAGCAGGTCCGCACGGTCTCTGAAAGCGCCACCCACTTAACCTAAGTTCCCTTCCGCCCCGCCTCCACTCGAATCCCAGGATCCAGCCCAGACTTTGTGCCCCACCCTGCAGGTTCTCCTTGTAACGGGCTTCCCCACCCGCGGGCTGAGTTTCCACAACCTCCCCGCCCTGCCGCACCACCCCAGCAGGTGCACCTTCCAGGGCCCGGCCGCTGCCCACCTTGTCGCGCAAGTCCTCGATGGTCTTGAAGTACTGGCTGTAATCACGGAAGGGCCCGGGTCCCTGCTTCTGGTACCAGTCGCGAATCTTCACCTCCAGCTCGCCATTAGCCTGCTCCAGGGCGCGCACCTTGTCCAAGTAGGAGGCGAGGCGATCGTTCAGGTTCTGCATGGTGATCTTCTCATTGCCACCCAGCAGCCCATCGGTCACAGTCAGGGCCCCACTAAAACTTCCACCGCGTCCTCCGACATAGCCCCCGGAGGATGAGGACACGATGCGGGTCGAGGACACGGACACGCCACGGCCACCTGAGCCCCCATGGATGCTAGGTGCGCGGAAAACACCCCCTGACCCAAAGCGCACGGGACCCCCGCCCATGCCCCCATAGGAAGACATGGCTGAGGACTGGCGATAGCTATAGGAAGTCATGGTGAGGAGGAAGACCTGAGCAGAGGGATAAGGGACGCGGGTCTGAGAGCTGCTGACCGCAGGAGGAGTGACGAGGTCCTCACCTGGGGCTTTTTATGCCCCGGGCAGGAGGGGGAGTGGAGATGTTGAAGGGGCGGGTATCAGAAATTTCCAAGCTCCAGAGTGCAAATATGGGCGCTTTCCCCATTGGTTAATTCCTGGCTATTCTGTTCCTACCTCTCCCCTCCCAGGAGCCAGAGGTCTCAGTCCTTCCCAGAGctgccccaccccagcccactcCAAAGCTACTGCCAACACAGCACGTCCCTTTTCTGGCTCTTCAGCCCCGTACTAACACAGTCTTAAACAACTCTCACTTCCGGAGTGACAGTATCACTCTGACCCTTTAAAACCTCCAGGAATTGACACCCTTAGAAGTCATACCCCTCTGAGCCCCAACTCAGTGACCACTCTGAGAGTGCCCCTTCTGGAATCATGTTAATAAACCCTCCCTCtgtaataacacacacacacacacacacacacacacacacacacacaccagatttcTACACCCCACTGGAAATTCTCCACCTAGTGCTAGAGACCACCTTCCCCCGATTCCCCATTAGTCTCTCTTAACAAAACCAgattcctcttgtgagtattctAAACTACAGGCTTCCTGACTTTCTGAGACAAAGTTGCCCCACCCTGCTGTAGCCACACAATGCCCTCAGTGACAATAGGCACAGCTGCAGGAAACACTAGGCTACCCAAGTGGCTTCTTCACAACTGCTGTTCAAACTGCCGTTCTGTAACTGCTCAGACCTAACCCGCAGCATGGTTGACCCAGTTCAGAAACTCAACCCTCACCCCCACCAGGACACCTCCACCCTTCCTGACCCAAGTCTCAAGATGCCCTTAACAAGACCTCTAATATTCAGTTTCTTTGATATTCCCATGATGAGGACTTTGAACCTGGCTGAGGCAGATAACTTGCCCATAAGGCATTTGGCACCTTCCACCCAGAGACAGAAATGGAATAGAAGCTGCCCTCCTTAAGCATTTCTGAAGAGGTGCTAAAAGACTGCAGGCTAAATCCAGGGGACCTCGGAACCCTCCTAGaacagagatggaggagagagtgAGCCAAAGTCAGCAGCACAGACTGGGACATTTTCATACTGGAAGGAGCCCTTCTCCACTCCCAGCCCCCAGGGCAACCAATCCAGATCTTTCTGGATCTTTCCCTTGGGCCAGACTCCCTGATACTCACTACCAGGACACTTCGATAGCTTCACTCCCAAATTCCTGATCGACAGTCCTTAGTGGTGCTCCACAATACACTCTTCTTTTGTCAGAGCTGTCTCTGAGACAGACATCCTATGCCCCCTGAGACGGGGAGTGGGCCAACCACTTCCTAtctccaggcctcagtttccccttgtgaAATGAAGAGTGTTCAAAGTCAGTCCTCGTATCTTCACATTAACAGCGGGGTTTACTACGACTAGTTGAAAAATTGTTCTTCTAAAACCCAGCACTGTCTTCTAGCCACCATCCTCTCCACGATGAAAACAGCAAAGCAGCAACAGTACTtttatacacttatacacacacacacacacacacacacacacatacgcacacacacatatatgcacacacacttatgcacatacTTGCACGCACATAAATTTATgcacatacacttgcacacatacacacttacacatttatatacacatgcacacacacttgacttgcacacacacatatacacacatgcacatacacacaccttccATGAGTGACTATAAATTAGGGAATCAATGGTAGAAGAACTCTAGGGAGCCCCAGGCCGGCCAGGAAATAGGGTGTGGCAAAAGCTTCATAAAGGTTTTAGTGGCCTGGATTAGCTAGCCACTGTGAGTCATTCCTTATCTGGCCCTCAGGAGGAGGCCTGCTCCCTGGGGGAGGTGAAGGGAGAGATTGGCCAGATAGTTTGTTACTGTGCTTTAAGTCCAGGCATGTGCCTGTTACTCAGGCCTGGCTGGTGGGTCTCAGAAAGGGACTTTGTATCCAGAAACGGAAGCTAGGACAGATAAAAGTACTAGGAAAGTAACTGTGCTTTTGTGTTCCCTCggtttctagaactttctgtcACTCCTACCAGAGTGACCTTACCCCTGAGAGCAGCCTTACAAAGCCTTCTCAGATGTCTTTGGAGCCTACAACAGCCCAAAGAAAACAAGATTCTCTGCCTATCTCAAAGATAAAGGAACCACTCCAAGAAATGCAATAACTTGCCAGAGATCCACAGCCGAGACGCTCAAATTCCAACCTCTTGACCCCAGCCCCACAACCTAGGATTCAGAGTGTAGTTAGAGGCTCTGCTCACCCTCCCAAGAATATGCCAGGCCCATAAACAACTCTATGATTCCTGCCTCCAGCCCGGGCCGCCCTGTGACCCTGAGAgcccacacagagagaaaacccgattcccctctctctgctctcagcaGTGTCTAACCGAGAGCTAAGTGGCTTTGACTATTATATCAGGACCTCAGGAAAGCAGGATGAACACCTCACATGTACCAGATGGAACCGAGGGTCTCAGCTCACTCCCAGTGAACACATCACCCATAGCCCGTCAAGACGCCTCTGCTCCTTTCCTGGGTTCAGGATGGAGAAGCTGGTCACAGGCCCTCCTTTCCAAAGCTGGGATTCTCCAGGCTGGGGTGCAGGGTCCCTGGAAGGAACCCCAGGAAGGATTCAATCCAGCCTCCCCAGCTGTGATGAGAGCCTTGTGGGAAAGGACCTTGTCCATAAGAATAAACACTAGTGGCTTTAGCTGACTCCAAAATGCACAATGTACAGTACTAGAGGCCATGAAAACTTGtctcatttgtaaaatgaggaggaggaggagggggaggaggagaggaaggaggaagagggggaggaggaggagggggaggaggaggagaagaagggggagggggaaggaggagggggaggcctaTTTCATGGAGTTATTTCAAAAACTCAATGTACTTGTAAAGGGCTTAATCAGAGCACCTGGCTGATAGCACTCAAATtgctttgttattattattttattacataatgTTATTAGTATTAAATAGTAGATGACGGTCATAATTATAATCACGAGTATTGTTGTCTAACTGTTTAATTCACATTTCCCCAATACACAGGACCATGAGCACCATTGCCTGGTGAACTTCAACAACAGCCTCCAGATGACAGGAAGGTTGTCCCCAACCCAGGGGCTCAGAGAAGTAAGGCGGGTTGTCTGAGGTCACGTGCCTCCTGAAGAGAGCCAAGATCACCTCCCAGGTCCTGGCTATGGGGTGCAGACTCTCCATCTCCATCTGGATACATTCCAGAAGGTTTTCCACTTAGAGAAGATATCTACTTCTCACAGGAGAGCAGTTCAAAGGTAAGGGAAAGTTCTTAATCCCTGAGGAAATGGGGAAAGGCTTGGGGGTTACTAGAAGGATTCTGGGAATGTGAGCCCCCAAGTAGAACAGAGCGGTGTGTATGAGCCATGACAGCACGGTGACTAAATAATAATGAAGGTGACAATGGTGACAGCAGGTGACCGTTGCCAGTCTCCGTTGCGGATATACAGGGCCATCCTGCAAAAATTCGCATACATTATCTCAAGTCATCTGATAAGTTTTGTATTATTGTCCCTATTTTATAGTCAAGAAAACTCAGGCCCAAAAGGCTAACAACTGAACCAAGGTAAGAGGTGAAGCTATACTTCCGGCACAGACTAACGCCCCAGAGCCACAGTTCCCACCATTATGGCTTTTCCGGGTTTCACCGAGTAGAGGTCAGGCACTTTCCTCCAGTAGCCTGAAGGAAGACTTGTCCGATTGAGGAAGTCATAGTATCACCCACCAAGGTCCTTACTGGACATTTCGGCTCCTGTACAGAGATATTTGGTAAGTCGCCAGACCATGCAAGCACAGTTCCTTCAATTCTGCCTAGCAGAAGGGCTAATTAACTTGTGCTGGAGAAGTAAAAGGTAGACATGAGGAAAATTCATGTATGCAGCCATCGAATAAGTAACTTAGCAGCCCATTACCTGTGAGGCCAGAGACCAACATAGAGTACTCGAGGTGCCTCTCACCCTGTCATTCACTGAACCCAGGCATGCACCAAACCCCTTCATCCACGCCAGGCATGTTGCTAGGCGCTAAGGTACAGCTGTAAACACAAGCTTATCCCCACTAAGGGCCTGACAGCACATAAGGGGTTATGTGCTTTGATGAAACGGTGggaccacacctttaataccagcactcagaggATATCCATctcaaagaagaggagaagaaggaaaaggaggaagaagaggaagaggaaggaaagaagaaaggaaggaaggagaaaaagcacAGATTAAGAGTAGATTGGATGTGCATGCTTAACGTTAGCCCTTCCTAAAGCCCTGCGGAGACAGGAATGAGGGGATGCCTAAAGAAAGTGAGAGGCCTGACATCTGAGAGCACAGAAGATGAAACATCCTCTCAAAAACAAGGGTGTGGTAGGAGAGACTCGGGGTCTAGGgtttgggaagagaaaagaacaggaaaCTCAGAGGTCGTCTGGAACCCAGGAGACCAAGCGTCTGGAAAGGAAGGTGAACAGCACTGGGTGAAAGTGTCTCTAAGCAGCACAGCCGCACCCCCAACCGctgctcccacacacacccccaacccctaatcctcccatcccatcccccgcccccacccccaccttcccacccctGGCCCCAGTCATAAACTCCATTTACAGTTAAAGAAGCCAGGTGACCACCTCTCTCCAGCTGGAGAAAGTGTCCGGACTAGATTTACTTTTCCCCAGGAGGCAGGAATGCAGGGGGGCAGTTGATTGATGCTTGGTTGGTTTTCTGTcttgaagacagggtctcctgtatcccaggctggcttccgTAGCCACAGATGGTCTCGAACTTTTGGCTCCATTTTCTGGATACTGCGATCTCAGGCACCTGCCACTTTATGCAGTGCTGGAAATCTATCACAGAGCCCGGGACACATTAAGCACTCGTCCTAGAGACTGAGCCACAACCCCGGTCAAAAGTGGCAGAGTTGCATCTTCTCAAGCGTTGGGAAAACTACAGGGAGGCAAGTTGCAGCAGCCAGGTGACAGGTAATATT comes from the Rattus norvegicus strain BN/NHsdMcwi chromosome 10, GRCr8, whole genome shotgun sequence genome and includes:
- the Krt19 gene encoding keratin, type I cytoskeletal 19 — its product is MTSYSYRQSSAMSSYGGMGGGPVRFGSGGVFRAPSIHGGSGGRGVSVSSTRIVSSSSGGYVGGRGGSFSGALTVTDGLLGGNEKITMQNLNDRLASYLDKVRALEQANGELEVKIRDWYQKQGPGPFRDYSQYFKTIEDLRDKILGATIENSKIVLQIDNARLAADDFRTKFETEQALRMSVEADINGLRRVLDELTLARTDLEMQIENLKEELAYLKKNHEEEISALRSQVGGQVSVEVDSTPGIDLAKILSEMRSQYEAMAEKNRKDAEAWYLTQIDELNTQVAVHTTQIQINKTEVTELRRKVQDLEIELQSQLSMKAALEGTVAEIEARYGAQLSHIQGVISSIEVQLSNVRADTERQNQEYQQLMDIKSRLEQEIATYRSLLEGQEAHYNSLSIAKAL